One segment of Pontibacter akesuensis DNA contains the following:
- a CDS encoding TIGR03915 family putative DNA repair protein produces MHFYTYDGTFEGLLTVVFEAFERKAWPTDIEQEHLAQPSMFGEHIAVVTDEEKAGRVWVGLQKKLSAGALQSLYHTYLWEQPGFEQTIFNYVKLAFGSERSIEGNFAAPCVLQVQQAAKQVHREKHRMEAFVRFQKTADDLFYATISPDFNVLPLVIQHFEKRYADQRWAIYDTRRRYGAFYDLQAVSLVQLELPAHQRHAALATEAKHADEDGYQHLWQVYFDHVNIPERKNPKLHLRHVPRRYWKYLSEKQPRILRK; encoded by the coding sequence ATGCACTTCTATACTTACGATGGCACGTTTGAGGGGCTGCTGACGGTGGTGTTTGAGGCTTTTGAGCGCAAAGCCTGGCCCACCGACATTGAGCAGGAGCACCTGGCGCAGCCAAGTATGTTTGGCGAGCACATTGCCGTGGTAACCGACGAAGAGAAAGCAGGGCGCGTATGGGTAGGGCTGCAAAAGAAGCTGAGTGCAGGCGCGTTGCAGTCGCTGTACCACACATACCTGTGGGAGCAGCCGGGCTTTGAGCAAACCATCTTCAACTATGTTAAGCTGGCGTTTGGTTCAGAGCGAAGTATAGAGGGAAACTTTGCGGCGCCTTGTGTGCTGCAGGTGCAGCAGGCGGCCAAGCAGGTGCACCGCGAAAAGCACCGGATGGAGGCGTTCGTGCGGTTTCAAAAAACGGCCGACGATTTGTTTTACGCCACCATCTCCCCGGATTTCAATGTGCTGCCCCTTGTTATCCAACACTTCGAGAAGCGCTACGCCGACCAGCGCTGGGCTATTTATGACACCCGCCGGCGCTACGGTGCTTTTTACGACCTGCAGGCAGTGTCGCTTGTGCAGTTGGAACTGCCGGCGCACCAGCGGCATGCTGCGTTGGCTACCGAGGCCAAGCACGCTGACGAGGATGGCTACCAACACCTGTGGCAGGTGTACTTTGATCACGTGAACATTCCGGAGCGCAAGAATCCAAAGCTGCACCTGCGCCACGTGCCGCGGCGCTACTGGAAATACCTTTCTGAAAAACAACCCCGGATACTCCGGAAATAG
- a CDS encoding putative DNA modification/repair radical SAM protein, translating to MDSKVTDKLKILADAAKYDVSCSSSGAKRKNENKGLGNAEGMGICHSYTEDGRCVSLLKILLTNHCIFDCAYCVTRKSNDVKRAAFTVQEVVDLTINFYRRNYIEGLFLSSGIFKNADYTMERLVRVAKKLRQEYKFNGYIHLKTIPGASEELIKEAGLYADRLSVNIELPSDVSLQQLAPEKNYREILVPMGNISQQLLQAKEEKKLFKSAPAFAPAGQSTQLIVGASAENDYQILQLSSKLYQDYSLKRVYYSGYVPVSSDNRLPIITEPPIIRENRIYQADWLMRFYGFDSKEIVDEQQPHLDLDIDPKLGWALRNRHVFPVEINTADYEVILRVPGIGMKSAQKIVSARRFTPLHFEHLRQMGVVLKRAKYFITCQTKSLQRQDFASEAIRRKIVFGDGSVRSALLTQQLDLFSKAG from the coding sequence ATGGACAGCAAGGTAACAGATAAACTAAAGATATTAGCAGATGCCGCCAAGTATGATGTTTCCTGTTCCTCCAGCGGTGCAAAGCGGAAGAACGAGAACAAAGGGCTGGGCAACGCAGAAGGCATGGGCATCTGCCATAGCTACACCGAGGATGGCCGCTGTGTGTCGCTGCTGAAGATCCTGCTGACCAACCATTGCATTTTCGATTGCGCCTACTGTGTTACCCGCAAAAGCAATGATGTGAAGCGCGCCGCCTTCACAGTGCAGGAAGTGGTGGATCTGACGATCAACTTTTACCGGCGCAACTATATCGAAGGGCTGTTCCTGAGCTCGGGCATTTTTAAGAACGCCGACTACACCATGGAACGTCTGGTGCGGGTGGCGAAGAAGCTGCGACAGGAGTATAAGTTCAACGGCTACATCCACCTGAAAACCATACCGGGGGCCAGTGAGGAACTGATAAAGGAAGCTGGGTTGTACGCCGACAGGCTGAGCGTGAACATTGAGTTGCCCTCGGACGTGAGTTTGCAGCAGCTGGCACCGGAGAAGAACTACAGGGAGATTCTGGTGCCGATGGGTAACATCAGCCAGCAACTGTTGCAGGCGAAGGAGGAGAAGAAGCTTTTCAAGTCGGCACCCGCTTTTGCGCCGGCCGGGCAAAGCACCCAGCTGATTGTGGGGGCATCGGCTGAGAACGATTACCAGATCCTGCAGCTGTCGAGCAAACTGTACCAGGACTATAGCCTGAAGCGGGTGTACTACTCGGGCTACGTACCGGTGAGCAGCGACAATCGCCTCCCGATTATCACGGAGCCGCCCATTATACGGGAGAACCGCATTTACCAGGCCGATTGGCTTATGCGCTTTTATGGTTTCGATTCGAAAGAGATTGTGGATGAACAGCAGCCGCACCTGGACCTGGACATTGACCCGAAACTGGGATGGGCGTTGCGCAACAGGCATGTCTTTCCGGTGGAGATTAACACGGCGGATTACGAGGTGATTCTGCGTGTGCCGGGTATCGGGATGAAGAGCGCACAGAAGATTGTTTCGGCCAGGCGCTTTACACCGCTCCACTTCGAGCACCTGCGCCAGATGGGCGTGGTGCTGAAGCGGGCAAAGTACTTTATCACCTGCCAGACCAAAAGCCTGCAACGGCAGGACTTTGCGTCGGAGGCGATCCGCAGAAAGATAGTGTTTGGCGATGGATCGGTGCGCAGCGCATTGCTGACACAGCAGCTGGATCTGTTTAGCAAGGCAGGGTAA
- a CDS encoding outer membrane protein assembly factor: MLRACLLCLLLLSASIGQAQVVVPDTIQVLPADTTKVDSVKQSFNDNVIENLKKMSERKTIMGKLLKSLLDFDPADEEATRMNAELVQKEYEKHNYKIVRNIDILTLDAFGYSVNDTSRVPDSFFEKLGNSLHVKTGRGEVRNKLLFRKHEPLEPLDLIESERLLRQTRHLLDARIVVNEQTSTNDSVDVFVVTKDIFSLGGSGSYSLSSGKGRVTLRELNFLGQAHQVEGTYKFNLDRPRPWEAAGFYTIENIGRTYITADVAYVDQNYYKEKSLSLSRNFFTVNTKYAGAVNVSWINDRFQLPLAPDDTVLRYGNVNFNRQDVWLGRSLKFKSYNLGYEPRGRIILGSRVINTNYSATPTDNFQDNTLLLGSVGYSIRKYYKDRYLFGFGRTEDIPVGTLFSVTGGYQEGDIWDRTYLGTSLSVARYGPGFGYLFGRAGYGTYIRDDRWEQGVLDVEALYITRLAEWGDWKLRHYVLGRGTIGINRYPEELLFINNESGIRGFRSDMVRGTRRVSLNYEASLYTPLSLLGFRLATFVFADVAWLSTGNQSNPFTDTPYQSYGIGFRLRNEFLSFSTIQVTLGYYPQLPPNSNMRDFRLFESSSEYYDFRDFQFTRPGVADYY, encoded by the coding sequence TTGCTACGCGCATGCCTGCTGTGCCTGCTGTTGCTAAGCGCAAGTATAGGCCAGGCGCAGGTGGTGGTGCCAGACACGATTCAGGTGTTGCCCGCAGACACAACTAAGGTGGACTCTGTGAAGCAGTCTTTCAACGACAACGTGATCGAGAATTTGAAGAAGATGTCGGAGCGCAAAACCATCATGGGGAAGCTCCTGAAGTCGCTGCTGGATTTTGACCCTGCCGATGAGGAAGCCACCCGGATGAACGCCGAACTGGTGCAGAAGGAGTATGAGAAGCACAACTACAAGATTGTGCGCAACATCGACATCCTCACCCTCGACGCCTTCGGCTACTCCGTTAACGACACCTCCCGTGTCCCCGATTCCTTCTTTGAGAAGTTGGGCAACTCGCTCCACGTGAAAACCGGGCGCGGCGAAGTGCGCAACAAGCTGCTCTTCCGCAAGCATGAGCCCCTGGAGCCGCTCGACCTGATCGAATCAGAGCGTTTGCTGCGCCAGACCAGGCACCTGCTGGATGCGCGTATCGTGGTGAATGAGCAAACCTCCACCAACGACAGCGTGGACGTGTTTGTGGTAACAAAAGACATTTTCAGCCTCGGGGGCTCCGGCTCCTACTCCCTGTCATCGGGCAAGGGGCGCGTTACGCTGCGCGAGCTTAACTTCCTGGGCCAGGCGCACCAGGTGGAGGGCACCTATAAGTTTAACCTCGACCGTCCCCGCCCCTGGGAGGCAGCGGGCTTTTACACGATAGAGAACATCGGCAGAACCTACATCACGGCGGACGTGGCCTATGTGGACCAGAACTACTACAAGGAGAAAAGCCTGTCGCTGTCGCGTAACTTCTTTACCGTGAACACCAAGTATGCCGGTGCGGTGAACGTGAGTTGGATTAACGACCGGTTCCAGCTTCCCCTCGCGCCCGACGACACGGTATTGCGGTACGGCAATGTAAACTTTAACCGGCAGGACGTGTGGCTGGGGCGCTCCCTCAAGTTCAAGAGCTACAACCTGGGGTATGAGCCCCGGGGGAGAATCATACTTGGCTCCCGGGTTATCAACACCAATTACAGCGCCACCCCAACCGATAATTTCCAGGACAACACCCTGCTGCTGGGCAGCGTGGGCTACAGCATCCGAAAGTACTACAAAGACCGCTACCTGTTTGGTTTTGGCCGCACCGAGGACATTCCGGTGGGCACGCTATTCTCGGTGACCGGCGGCTACCAGGAAGGCGATATCTGGGACCGCACCTACCTGGGCACTTCCCTTTCCGTGGCAAGGTATGGCCCTGGTTTTGGCTATCTTTTTGGCAGGGCCGGGTACGGCACCTACATCCGGGATGATCGGTGGGAACAGGGCGTACTCGATGTCGAGGCCCTGTACATAACAAGGCTGGCGGAATGGGGCGACTGGAAGCTGCGCCACTACGTGCTCGGCCGGGGTACCATCGGCATTAACCGTTACCCTGAGGAGCTGCTTTTTATCAATAACGAAAGTGGCATCCGGGGCTTTCGCTCGGATATGGTGCGCGGCACCAGGCGGGTTTCCCTGAACTATGAGGCCAGCCTGTACACGCCCCTCTCCCTGCTTGGTTTCAGGCTGGCAACGTTCGTTTTTGCCGATGTGGCCTGGCTCTCTACCGGCAACCAAAGCAATCCCTTCACCGACACGCCCTACCAGAGCTACGGCATCGGTTTCAGGCTTCGGAACGAATTCCTTTCCTTCAGCACCATACAGGTTACGCTGGGGTATTACCCGCAGCTGCCGCCCAACAGTAACATGCGCGATTTCAGGCTTTTCGAGTCTTCCTCCGAGTACTATGACTTCCGGGATTTCCAGTTCACGCGGCCGGGCGTAGCCGACTATTATTAG
- a CDS encoding Dps family protein, which yields MEKVREKNEYEGNPVGLTKETATAMAKELDRHLASFIVLYHQYHKHHWLVEGPQFRDLHLFFEEHYTEIHEQYDAIAERLTVMGYCPTCHPANQLKIAYLEHEEEGEFRIREMLKKDMEDEKNIAVELRKSIKIALKQEDFATKSLLEGILLKTEDRCHHIEHFLGEDGLSIGLLHMPEDIMEDGEAQESKSARKPQKKAKA from the coding sequence ATGGAAAAGGTAAGAGAGAAAAACGAATATGAAGGAAACCCGGTAGGGTTAACAAAGGAAACAGCCACGGCCATGGCCAAAGAACTGGACCGCCACCTGGCTTCCTTTATCGTATTATACCACCAATACCACAAACACCATTGGCTCGTTGAAGGTCCTCAGTTCCGCGACCTGCACCTGTTTTTTGAGGAGCACTACACCGAGATACACGAGCAGTACGATGCCATTGCCGAGCGACTGACGGTAATGGGCTACTGTCCGACCTGCCACCCGGCAAACCAGTTAAAAATTGCGTACCTCGAGCACGAGGAAGAAGGCGAGTTCCGCATCCGCGAGATGCTGAAGAAAGACATGGAAGATGAGAAAAACATCGCGGTGGAGTTACGCAAGTCTATCAAGATAGCGCTGAAGCAGGAAGACTTTGCCACTAAGTCGCTGCTGGAAGGCATATTGCTCAAGACAGAGGACCGTTGCCACCACATCGAGCACTTCCTGGGTGAGGATGGCCTGAGCATCGGTTTGCTGCACATGCCGGAAGACATCATGGAGGACGGCGAAGCACAGGAATCCAAGTCGGCGCGCAAGCCGCAGAAAAAAGCAAAGGCGTAA
- a CDS encoding CvfB family protein produces MVDLGNFNELEIAREVDFGVYFTSEDGDILMPGKYVPEGAKPGDWLRVFVYRDSEDRIIATTLEPYATVGEFACLTCTDETPFGAFLDWGLEKDLLVPLHNQKNKMQVGKKYCVYLYVDETTDRVVATSKLGKYLQNDDIQLNEGDEVQLLIANPTEIGIKVIINNAYVGILYKNEVFRDLRMGDKTTGYIKAIRPDNKIDVTLRKPGATLVGEKDEAADRILRLLEQGSGWMPISDSSSPEDIYQTLAMSKKTFKRAIGSLYKAGKIDIQPDSIRLKK; encoded by the coding sequence ATGGTTGATCTTGGCAATTTTAACGAGTTGGAAATAGCACGTGAAGTAGACTTCGGCGTTTACTTTACCTCAGAAGACGGAGACATTCTAATGCCGGGCAAGTACGTGCCTGAGGGTGCGAAACCTGGCGACTGGCTGCGCGTGTTCGTGTACCGCGATTCCGAGGACCGCATTATTGCCACCACCCTGGAGCCCTACGCCACCGTGGGAGAGTTTGCCTGCCTTACCTGCACCGACGAAACGCCCTTCGGCGCTTTCCTGGATTGGGGCCTGGAAAAGGATTTGCTCGTGCCGCTCCACAACCAGAAAAACAAGATGCAGGTGGGCAAGAAATACTGCGTGTACCTGTACGTGGATGAGACGACCGACCGTGTGGTGGCCACTTCCAAACTGGGAAAATATCTGCAGAACGATGACATCCAGCTGAACGAAGGCGACGAGGTGCAGCTACTCATTGCCAATCCGACCGAAATCGGCATCAAAGTCATCATCAACAACGCCTATGTAGGCATCCTGTACAAAAACGAAGTGTTCCGCGACCTGCGCATGGGCGACAAAACCACGGGTTACATCAAGGCTATCCGCCCGGATAATAAAATAGACGTGACGCTGCGCAAACCGGGCGCTACCCTGGTGGGCGAGAAAGACGAGGCGGCCGACAGAATTCTGCGCCTGCTCGAGCAAGGCAGCGGCTGGATGCCGATTTCGGACAGCAGCTCGCCAGAGGACATTTACCAGACGCTGGCCATGAGCAAGAAAACGTTTAAGCGCGCCATCGGCAGCCTGTACAAGGCAGGTAAAATTGATATTCAGCCCGACAGCATCCGCCTGAAAAAGTAA
- a CDS encoding DUF5916 domain-containing protein, translated as MFTRILPFILLLSLFTGSANASGNDDPTAEKNKRNKTTKAVRTQAPPVLDGHLEPEVWAQVVPATNFVRYDPHNGKPSSQETEVYMLYDNDAIYIGAILHDTAPDSVLTQLGQRDSGENNSDMFGVYLDTYNDKQNAFAFLVSAAGVQTDIKHSQGREDWNWDAVWKSSVRTHERGWTVEMRIPYGAIRFPKADVQTWGINYMRIIRRTREKSFWSHVDNSVDGLINQEGRAIGIDGIESPVRLQFMPYVSGYINHYSGRDEGNKQKDFTKSINGGMDVKYGINDAFTLDVTLIPDFGQTQSDNQVLNLSPFEVKYSENRQFFTEGTELFNKAGLFYSRRIGARPVGYSAVDDQLVDQEMIIRNPSLTQLLNAAKVSGRTRRGLGIGLFNAFTGNSYATVQDSVTGATREILTDPLSNYNVFVLDQTLPRNSYITFTNTNVTRTSGFYDANVTGLRMRFADKRNLFALTTGGNLSQLYGKEVDGDPLTNDGATLGHQYFVNLSKISGNLQYGFDHNVESDTYDINDLGFIGNNNEMNTSARVSYNFYQPVWKFLSWRNNFSIHHSRLYQPGAFTSLSFNAGTNVRFRNFTSAYMNASVRPGEQYDYFEARTFPQVFVRPAAYSSNVGISTDYRRRVALDASTGFWRSGQYDQNSWWLNFSPRFRVNDKLSIINGNNFEKEVRNIGFARKYTDEASQRHILFGDRTITTVSTTISSAYIFNERSGLTLNMRHYWSRAAYQDFFELTKQGLLQQLTQEQQPYTSNIADINYNTFTMDLVYSWRFAPGSELRVVWKNFIEDRGSQIQNRYFENVSSTFAVPQNNNFSVKLLYFIDYISLKNVLAA; from the coding sequence ATGTTTACCAGAATTTTACCTTTTATACTTCTTCTGAGCTTATTCACCGGGAGTGCCAACGCCTCCGGAAACGATGACCCTACAGCAGAAAAGAACAAGCGAAATAAAACCACCAAGGCTGTACGCACTCAGGCCCCCCCCGTGCTGGATGGGCACCTGGAGCCGGAGGTGTGGGCGCAGGTAGTGCCCGCCACGAATTTTGTGCGGTATGACCCGCACAACGGCAAGCCCTCTTCGCAGGAAACGGAGGTGTACATGCTCTACGACAACGACGCCATATACATCGGTGCCATCCTGCACGACACGGCACCCGACTCGGTACTCACCCAACTCGGCCAGCGCGACTCAGGTGAGAACAACTCTGATATGTTTGGCGTGTACCTCGATACCTACAACGACAAGCAAAACGCGTTTGCCTTCCTGGTGTCGGCGGCTGGGGTGCAGACAGACATCAAGCACTCTCAGGGACGGGAGGACTGGAACTGGGATGCCGTTTGGAAAAGCAGCGTACGCACCCATGAGCGCGGCTGGACGGTGGAGATGCGCATTCCGTACGGCGCTATCCGCTTCCCGAAGGCAGACGTGCAGACCTGGGGCATCAACTACATGCGCATCATTCGCCGCACCCGCGAAAAATCGTTCTGGAGCCACGTAGACAATTCGGTGGATGGACTCATCAACCAGGAGGGCCGCGCCATCGGCATTGATGGCATTGAGTCGCCGGTGCGGCTGCAGTTTATGCCTTACGTGTCGGGCTACATCAACCACTACTCAGGCAGAGACGAAGGCAACAAACAGAAAGATTTTACGAAGTCGATTAACGGCGGCATGGACGTGAAGTATGGCATCAACGATGCCTTTACGCTGGACGTTACGCTGATCCCGGACTTCGGGCAGACGCAATCCGACAACCAGGTGCTGAACCTGAGCCCCTTTGAGGTGAAGTACAGCGAGAACCGCCAGTTTTTTACAGAAGGCACGGAACTGTTCAACAAGGCCGGCCTCTTCTATTCCCGCCGCATCGGGGCAAGGCCGGTGGGGTACAGCGCCGTGGACGACCAGCTAGTTGACCAGGAAATGATTATCCGGAACCCAAGCCTGACACAGCTGCTGAATGCCGCAAAAGTATCGGGCAGGACGCGCCGTGGCCTGGGCATTGGCTTGTTCAACGCCTTTACCGGCAACTCCTACGCCACCGTACAGGACTCGGTAACCGGTGCCACACGTGAGATCCTGACAGATCCGTTATCGAACTACAACGTGTTTGTGCTCGACCAGACGCTGCCGCGCAACTCCTACATCACCTTTACCAACACCAATGTGACGCGCACCAGCGGTTTTTACGATGCCAACGTAACCGGCCTGCGCATGCGTTTTGCCGATAAGCGCAATCTCTTTGCCCTGACCACCGGCGGAAACCTAAGCCAGCTGTACGGCAAAGAGGTGGACGGGGACCCACTGACAAACGACGGTGCCACGCTGGGCCACCAGTACTTCGTTAACCTGAGCAAGATCAGCGGCAACCTGCAGTACGGCTTCGACCACAACGTGGAATCCGACACGTACGACATCAACGACCTGGGCTTTATCGGCAACAACAACGAGATGAACACCAGCGCCAGGGTGAGCTATAACTTTTACCAGCCGGTCTGGAAGTTTCTCTCGTGGCGCAACAACTTCAGCATACACCACAGCAGGCTCTACCAGCCAGGTGCGTTTACCAGCCTCAGCTTTAACGCCGGCACCAACGTGCGCTTCCGCAACTTCACCAGCGCCTATATGAACGCCAGCGTTCGCCCCGGCGAGCAGTACGACTATTTCGAGGCGCGCACCTTTCCGCAGGTGTTCGTGCGCCCGGCCGCCTATAGCTCCAACGTGGGCATCAGCACCGACTACCGCAGGCGCGTCGCCCTCGATGCCTCCACCGGCTTCTGGCGATCTGGGCAGTACGACCAAAATAGCTGGTGGCTGAACTTCTCACCGCGCTTCCGCGTGAACGATAAGCTGTCCATCATCAACGGCAACAACTTTGAGAAGGAGGTCCGCAACATCGGCTTTGCCAGGAAGTATACCGACGAGGCAAGTCAGCGGCACATCCTGTTCGGCGACCGCACCATCACCACCGTAAGCACCACCATCAGCAGCGCCTATATTTTCAACGAGCGATCGGGCCTTACGCTAAACATGCGCCACTACTGGTCGAGAGCGGCTTATCAGGACTTCTTTGAGCTGACGAAGCAGGGCCTGCTGCAACAGCTGACGCAGGAGCAACAGCCTTATACTTCTAACATCGCCGACATTAACTACAACACCTTTACCATGGACTTGGTGTACAGCTGGCGCTTTGCCCCCGGCAGCGAACTGCGGGTGGTGTGGAAAAACTTTATCGAGGACAGGGGCAGTCAGATTCAGAACCGCTACTTCGAAAACGTGTCCAGCACCTTTGCTGTGCCGCAGAACAATAATTTCTCCGTTAAACTGCTCTACTTTATAGACTACATTTCGCTTAAAAACGTACTTGCTGCATAA
- a CDS encoding oxidoreductase, whose product MQKVRTALIAGASGLVGGHLLRLLLTSERYSQVISIGRHDLPLIHPKLEQQVVDFENIKSYAATLAVDDVFCCLGTTIKKAGSKEIFYKVDHNYVVQLAQSTAKKGAAQFLVVSAMGADSGSLVFYNKVKGEMERDVQQQPFNAVHIFRPSLLLGEREEQRTGEEFASKVMTPLSKLMIGPLEKYKPIEAETVANAMLAAATLEKPGVNIYPSDKIADLGKAH is encoded by the coding sequence ATGCAAAAAGTACGAACTGCACTCATAGCCGGAGCCAGTGGCCTGGTGGGCGGGCACCTGCTACGCCTGCTTCTCACCAGCGAACGCTATAGCCAGGTTATTTCCATCGGGCGCCACGACCTGCCCCTGATACACCCAAAGCTGGAACAGCAGGTAGTCGATTTCGAGAACATCAAGAGCTACGCTGCCACCCTGGCCGTAGACGATGTTTTCTGCTGCCTCGGCACTACCATTAAGAAAGCAGGCTCCAAAGAGATATTCTATAAAGTAGACCACAACTATGTAGTGCAGTTGGCCCAAAGCACAGCCAAAAAAGGTGCCGCCCAGTTTTTGGTGGTTTCTGCGATGGGCGCAGACAGCGGTTCGCTTGTTTTCTACAACAAGGTGAAGGGCGAAATGGAGCGCGACGTGCAGCAGCAGCCGTTCAATGCAGTGCACATATTCAGGCCTTCGCTGCTGCTCGGTGAGCGCGAGGAGCAACGCACCGGCGAGGAATTTGCCTCCAAGGTAATGACGCCGCTGAGCAAGCTGATGATCGGGCCGCTGGAGAAGTATAAGCCTATCGAGGCCGAGACGGTGGCCAACGCCATGCTCGCTGCCGCCACGCTGGAGAAGCCCGGCGTTAACATTTACCCATCCGATAAAATAGCGGACTTAGGCAAGGCGCACTAG
- a CDS encoding SAM-dependent methyltransferase yields the protein MAAKALQHVFPKALHYDPEWVRKHSMGENVLFNLESLTKSLDLKPGMRVLDLGCGKAISSIFLAKEFGVTVYAVDEAVSASENYQRICSEGCADKVIPLEADARALPFAEEFFDVVIVVDSYTYFGTDEKYLPYIARFLKPDGCIAIVDVCFTREVESLEEVPDFLRNDYQRYWYFIHTIAWWRKLWEKTGLVHITAAEELAEADLVRKHYIEDFEEKGKPDPFAKALQHDHQGFISFFKLIGRRTKKSAYLQDYKQKRKK from the coding sequence ATGGCAGCAAAAGCACTCCAGCACGTTTTCCCGAAGGCCCTGCACTACGACCCAGAGTGGGTGCGCAAGCATTCGATGGGCGAGAACGTGCTCTTTAACCTGGAAAGCCTCACCAAATCACTTGACCTGAAACCAGGCATGCGCGTGCTGGATTTGGGCTGCGGCAAGGCTATCAGCTCTATCTTTCTGGCCAAAGAATTTGGCGTTACGGTGTATGCCGTGGATGAGGCCGTTTCGGCCAGCGAAAATTACCAGCGCATCTGCAGCGAAGGCTGCGCCGATAAGGTGATCCCGCTGGAGGCTGACGCCCGTGCCCTGCCCTTTGCGGAGGAGTTTTTTGATGTGGTGATTGTGGTGGATTCCTATACTTACTTTGGGACCGACGAAAAGTACCTGCCCTACATTGCCCGCTTCCTTAAGCCTGATGGGTGCATTGCCATTGTGGATGTGTGCTTTACCCGGGAGGTGGAATCGCTGGAGGAGGTGCCTGATTTCCTGCGCAACGATTACCAGCGTTACTGGTACTTTATACATACTATTGCCTGGTGGCGCAAGCTTTGGGAGAAAACAGGACTGGTGCACATAACCGCTGCCGAGGAGCTGGCCGAGGCCGACCTGGTGCGCAAGCACTATATTGAGGATTTTGAGGAGAAAGGCAAGCCTGACCCCTTTGCCAAAGCGCTGCAGCACGACCACCAGGGTTTTATCTCATTCTTTAAACTGATAGGTCGGCGCACCAAGAAATCGGCCTACCTGCAGGACTACAAACAAAAGCGTAAAAAGTAA
- a CDS encoding DUF4249 domain-containing protein yields the protein MGANKYTSQVISFLLCLCLLGCEMVQEVDIPPHQPKLTLRAILDNSGQRPAGFYDEDKVYIGMSQGILESDNLQGVDNATVRLYNAAGQVVEEYAHKGVMIEGYRSLWGVYMPVSGFQPLAGETYTMRAEAPGFEPIEATTSVPALPVVTAVSFDEREAGDLGYGLEIEGTLRLTIQDKADEKNFYRVRVYALDSAYQATGSTAYSIDPDTDIELGNTEEVELNSLFSDEFYTSGIISFSSDIRVFSYGFEKGTGKEIPVKYLEVQVTQVTKEEYLFQKTLQAQNNTEGNPFAEYSNVYSNVKNGYGVLSGMSITRVVVELQE from the coding sequence ATGGGAGCGAACAAGTATACAAGCCAAGTAATTTCTTTCCTGCTGTGCCTGTGCCTGCTGGGATGCGAGATGGTGCAGGAGGTGGATATTCCGCCGCATCAGCCCAAACTTACCCTGCGCGCCATCCTGGACAACTCCGGCCAGAGGCCCGCCGGTTTTTACGACGAGGACAAAGTATACATTGGCATGAGCCAGGGCATTCTGGAAAGCGATAACCTGCAGGGCGTGGATAATGCGACTGTGCGGCTTTATAATGCGGCGGGGCAGGTGGTGGAGGAGTATGCGCACAAGGGCGTTATGATAGAAGGCTATCGCAGCCTGTGGGGTGTGTACATGCCGGTAAGCGGTTTCCAGCCCCTTGCTGGCGAGACCTACACCATGCGGGCAGAGGCCCCGGGTTTTGAACCCATTGAGGCCACTACTTCGGTTCCCGCGCTCCCTGTTGTTACAGCGGTAAGCTTTGATGAGCGCGAGGCCGGGGATTTAGGTTACGGTTTGGAGATTGAGGGAACGCTGCGCCTGACGATTCAGGATAAGGCGGACGAGAAAAACTTTTACCGGGTACGGGTGTACGCCCTCGATAGTGCCTACCAAGCCACAGGTTCCACAGCCTACTCCATCGATCCAGACACCGACATTGAGCTGGGAAATACGGAAGAAGTGGAGCTTAACAGCCTTTTCAGCGATGAGTTTTATACATCCGGCATCATCAGCTTTTCAAGCGACATACGCGTCTTCAGCTACGGTTTTGAGAAGGGCACGGGAAAGGAGATTCCGGTGAAGTACCTGGAGGTGCAGGTGACACAGGTGACAAAAGAGGAATACCTTTTCCAGAAAACCCTGCAGGCGCAGAACAACACAGAGGGCAATCCCTTTGCCGAGTACAGCAACGTGTACAGCAACGTGAAGAACGGCTACGGAGTGCTCAGCGGCATGTCCATTACGCGGGTGGTGGTGGAACTGCAAGAATAA